The stretch of DNA ATTCTTATCAATAACCGCGCGCAATCCCAACGTCCCTTCCATCGGGTTTAAGGGCATTTGGAAGCCAAAATCGCCAATTCTCGACCCCCCTGTGGTGGAACGGTGGAACGCCACAGACCAGGTTTCCCCCAATCCCGTTAAGTTGCGCGTAAAAATGCTGGCGCTGGCGCGCATCGAACCGATGCTAGGGGGAGAATAATTATTCACCGCCAGTTCGCCGCCAATCCGTCTCGCCTCATCCACCTCCACCACCAACACCGTTTCCCCGTCGGCTTCTCCCGGACGCAGATATGCATTTACGCTGTCGAATAAAGGGTTCGCGCGCAACAGGCGCAATTGGTCTTCTAGGGGGGTGCTTTGTAAGGGAAAAGTCGATCCTAAATTAACACGCGATCGCGCGTATTCGGGATTCAGATATCGCGTCCCTTCCACCTCAACCTCGCTCAATTTTCCTTCAATGACTTGAATTTGGATCGCGCCACGAATTTCTTGGTCGGGAAGCACTGCTGTAGAGTTGATATAGCCCGCGTTGAGGTAAAGTTGATTAATCGCCGCGATCGCCCGTTTGAGTTCTCCCAGCGTCACCGAACGCCCTTCTAGCGGTTCGAGAATCGGTGCAAAATCCGCTTCAGTAAAAACAGTACTTCCAAGAACCTCAATTTTCTCGACAACAAAGGTTGTTTCCTCTCCTTCGATGGGGGTGGGAACGGTTTCGGGAACGGGAAGAATTGGGTCGGTTTCAATCGGTTCTGGAAAAGGTTCTTCAGGAGGTTGAATAAAACGATCGCGGTTGGGGTCGGGATTGGGTTGCTGTGCGGCAACAGGACTCAATTCAACACACAATAATGCCGCAATTGCCGATCCTAAAACTAAACTCAATCTTTTCATTTTTCTCCTTCCTGTAGGTTGGGTTGAGGAACGAAACCCAACATTATTATTTAATTTAACTTTTGTTGGGTTGCACTGCTGCTTAACACCAACTAATAATCGCTGAATTGTTTTAAATTTTGCGATCGCTCTACGCCAATTTCTGGATTGAATAATGTTGGGTTGCGCTAGCACTCTAAGTACAGGACAAAAGTTGCTGCAAATTCAATTACGATCGAACGAGTAGGTTAAGTTGAGGCACGAAATCCAACAGAGGCAAGACTTACACCCCTTTTGTTGGGTTTCGCTCTCGCTCAACACCAACCTACGAAAATACGTCATTGCTCGGGCATTTTATTTTTTGTCCTGTACAGAGCTAGCACTTAACCCAACCTACGAGATATTACTCTTGTCCGATAATGGGAGAAAATTGCATCTCCTGATTGGAACCCCAATTTAGATCGTAAATTTCCTTTTTAACATAACGGTGAAAACTCGAATATTGCCAATCTTTTGGACATTGTACCAAACCATGTTTAACAGGGTTGTAATGAATATATTCCACATGATTGATAAAATCTTGTTCGTCTCGAATCTCATGCTCCCAAAAACGACGCTGCCAAACCATTTTTTCTTGCTTATTCTTCCGAGATTTTGTGATTGCCTCGCAAGGTTCATTCTCCAAATGACGGCTAAAATAACTCTTCAGCAAGCGCAAGCGAGTTGAGAAATTACTATCGCCCAAAGGTAATGTCAGAATACAGTGAAAATGGTCTGGTAGCACAACGCAAGACTCAATTTCACAAGGGTGTCGATGCAGTACATAGTGAAAAGCATCTCGCAACAAATCAACATTTTTGTGTAAACCCAAAAAGCGTTTTCTGCTGTAAGTCACTACCGTAAAAAAATAAGTTCCACCTTCCGTTTTAGACCGCCGATATTCCATAATTCGTAGGTTAGTTTTGAACTTATGAAACCCAACAATTTCATCATTTCATCCTATCCCGTAGGTTGGGTTGAGGAACGAAACCCAACAATCTAATCACTTCATCCTACCTCCCGTAGGTTAGTTTTGAACTTATGAAACCCAACAATTTCATCATTTCATCCTATCCCGTAGGTTGGTGTTGAGGAACGAAACCCAACAATATTTTAAATTTAATTCTGTTGGGTCGCGCGATCGCTTAACCAAATCTATGGGGAGACATTGATGATTGCTGTTAACCCCTCCGAGGTGCGCACAAAACCAACCGAAACCAACGGCAAAACCTCCGCACCCAACTGCTCTTCAATCTCCCTTAAAAGATGCTGCCGAATCAACCGTTGATTCCCCAATAAACCGCTCAAATTCTCGCCACAATCCCGTAACAAATCGCGAAGATTGATTGACAAATTACCTCCGCCGCTCCCCAATAACCACGCAATTTCCGGTAGCGCCTCCTCCAAAGACGACAGAACCGGGTCATTGGGAGAAATACACGCCAAGGCAACCTCCGAAATCTCCTGGGGTGGGGATTGGGGTTGCGGAATCGTGTTCGACTCCGGCGGTTCGGTGAGAGTGCGCGTGGGTTGCGTGGGTAGGGGCGCAATGCTTGCGTCCGGTGTGGGGGTTGGTGTAACCGTTGAATTTGTTGGCGTTACGGGTGTTGTAACCGTCGGTTCCACATTCGTCAAATCGAAAGTTGCCCCCGTAATATTCGCCGCCGATGCCGTCACCTGATACGTGCCGCCGATATCGTTGGCGGTAAAAGGGTTTGTCACAATTCCATTCGCATCCGTGGTCAGCGTCGCGCCATTGCCAAAACTCCCCGATGCACCGCTAGTGGGGGCAGCAAACGTCACATCTATCCCAGCAAAGGGATATGCCGTATTCGTAAACCCATCGGTCAATTGCACGCTCAACGGCGTTGCAAAAGCAGCATTGATATCCGCACTCTGAGGCGTTCCCGTCGGCACCAGGAGGTAATCCGCCTCAAACGCGCCAATATCCACCGTTCCCCCAATAATTCGGTTTGCCCCCCGTTGGTCGGTAGTTGCACCTCCCGTTAAAGCATTGCTCCCCCCGTTGAGGGCGGGACTATCCGGGAGGAGAGCGTGAATTTGCGTTGTGCCGCCATAGTCACCCAAAGGGGCAATGCCGGGGTCGAGGGGGTTAGCCGCAGTGCCGACGAGGGTGCTGGTAGTAAATAAACCGAGGGTGTCTTGCCCGATGAGGTTGTTGCCGGAGTCGTTGAAGATTGTGTTGGTTGCATTATTGCGTCCCACATCCGGGTCGGCGGTGGTGGCAGTGTTGCCGGCAACGATAGTGTTGCCCAGGGTTGCGGCTGCCGCGTTCGCTACCCTCCCCTCGTTGAAAATGCCGCCACCGTTGCCACCAGTATTGCCCGAAATCGTACTCTCCGTCACAGTCAGCGTCGCCGCATTCGCTGCAATCCCAGAGTTAAAAATGCCACCGCCGCTGTTAGCAGTATTGCCCGAAATCGTACTCCCCGTCACAGTCACCGTCGCCGCATTCGCTGCACTCCCAGAGTTAAAAATGCCACCGCCGCTGTTAGCAGTATTGCCCGAAATCGTACTCTCCGTCACAGTCAGCGTCGCCGCATTCGCTGCAATCCCAGAGTTAAAAATGCCACCGCCGCTGTTAGCAGTATTGCCCGAAATCGTACTCCCCGTCACAGTCAGCGTCGCCGCATTCGCTGCACTCCCAGAGTTAAAAATGCCGCCGCCCGCGAAGTTAACCGTATTGCCCGAAATCGTACTCCCCGTAACCGTCAGCGTCGCTACACTCGCTGCATCCCCACGGTTGTAAATGCCGCCGCCACTGAGGTTAGCAGTATTGCCCGAAATCGTACTCCCCGTAACCGCCAGCGTCCCCCGGTTGAGAATTGCCCCCCCATTCCGGGTTATAAACGCTCCCGCTGTCTGAGTACTCCCACTGCGCAGCGTCAAATTATTCAACCGCAAATCCGCTCCCCCAGATACATGGAAGATGCGGAAATTCGGGGCTGCTCCATCTCGCTCAATCGTCGCCCCAAACCCCTCAATCGTCAGGCTATTCCCCCCATCCGCCAGAATTGAGGGCAACCCATTGTCTCCATCGGTGTTGTTGTCAATTACCGTCAGCGTATATATTCCATTGGGGGTCAAGCGAATCGTATCCGCCTCTCCGTTTGCATTCGCTGTATTAATATCAGCAATCAACTCCGCCACTGTCGTTGCAGTGAAAACTTGCAGCGTCTGGTTATAACTCTCCAGAATTTCCTGCGCAAAAGGATTGCTCGCTTCAATTTCTCCCGTTGTCCTTTCTAAAACCCAATCTCCCCCTTGGATTGCACTCCCCGTCAACGTCGTACTCCCGGCAACATCCGCACCCGTCACATCAGCAATGCTATTGAGTAAAATGCTTCCCGACTCTCCCAACGCCGTTAAACAGGCATAAATCAGGATATCTGCACCCGGTGCTAAATTACTCGCCCAGGACTGCATCTGCGTTTGATACTGCCCTACATTCTCACTGCTGACGAAGGCGTTCCCCAACCAAAATTCTCCCGCATTCCCTTCGGAGAGAATGTGCATCTTGTCAATGGGGTTAATTCCTTCTGTAGCTAAGGTTGCAGTTATTTTTTCAATGCCATTCTCCACGGGGGTCACAACGACTGTAGTCGTTCCCGGTTTCCCGCCGTAGAGAAACTGACTGTAGTCGGGAATTGTTGAATCGAGGAAAATGTAGGCGTTGGGTTCGCTGCCTGTTTTGGGAAAGAGGGTAACGGTGGGGGCGCTGTAGGTTCCATCTCCCGTGCGAATGAGGGTCAGGGGATCTCCGATGGGAAGGACGCGATTGGCTGCTGCCAGGTTGACAGTGTTTCCTCGCACGTTCCCGGCGATAGTGACGTTGCCATCGGGGTTGAGAGTTGCACTCGAACCCGTTAAGCGAATGGTTCCGTTGTCGTCTACTTCTACTCCCGTCGCATCTCGCAGGTTGGGGTTGGTGAGGAGGCGAGGGAGGTCTACGGCTGAAATTCCACTCTCAATACTTTGGGGGGTGACTTCAATTCCCAGTACCATCCCCTCTTGATTGATTCTCACGGTTTTGCCTCCGGGAACTGCCGCGAGGGTGATATTTCCTCCGGCGTTGAGGGTTCCGGTGTTGAGGATGCTTCCCCCTACAAGGGTAAGATTTTGTCCGTCTCCTAGAGTGAGGTTTGCGGTGTTGACGATGCTGCCGGGATTGGCACTGGCGAAGGCGAAACTGTTGGGTGTTCCGACGAGAGTTGAGTAATCGTTGTCTCCTGTGGCGTTAAAAAATCCGCCATTGAACCCAATGGCATCGGCGGTGGTGGCGGTGAAGTCTCCAGGGACGTTGATGCTGGCGTTCTGTCCGAAGACAAATCCTGCCGGATTCATGAGGAAGAGGTTGGAATTTCCTCCAGTAACGCTTATGAGTCCTTGAATAATTGAGGGGTTGCCGCCTGTGATTCTGCCGAGGATGTTTTGGATGTTGGGGGTGGAGAGGAAGTTGGCGATTTGGTTGGGGGAGAGTCCGAGTTCGCTGAAGGAGTGGAAGAGGTTTGCGCCTGCTTGGGTTCCCCCTGTGATGGTGTAGGTGTTGCCATTGTAGTTAACGAGGGTTCCGGTACCGTCGGGGGTGGGGGTGATGGTTTGGGAGAGTGCGGGAAGGGGAAGGAGGAGGGGGAGAAGTAGTGAGGGTTTAGTCATGATGATTGGGGAAATATAGACGACAATGAATAGCTATTTCCTAGGATTCCCTTTTTCCTTGAGTGTGCGCACACTTTGGTGCAAAGATAGCACGGAGTTGGAGTTTGCAAATTGGCATCTCTCAATCCATAAGGCACATTCAATTTTGGAGCAATTTCAAGATGACTCATTACTGAACAAGGTTGTTGAGGTGCGCGATCGCGTAACCTAAATCTACAAACCTGAATGATAGTCTCCCGATTTTCCTCCGGTTTTACTCACTAAATAAATGGCTTCAATATGCATGGATTTATCAAGGGCTTTCGCCATGTCGTATAGGGTTAATGCCGCGATAGAAACGGCGGTGAGGGCTTCCATTTCTACGCCGGTTTCGGCTTTTGTGGTGACGGAGGCTTGAATGTCGTAGCCGGGGAGTTGAGGATTGGCGTTGAGTTGAATTTCAATTTTGTGTAAAGGGAGGGGGTGACACAAGGGGATGAGTTGGGCGGTTTGTTTGGCTGCCATAATTCCGGCGATTCGGCTGGTGGCGAGTACGTCGCCTTTGGGGGTGTTGCCTGCTTCGATGGCGGCAAAGGCGGCTGGGGTCATGCGGATGCGTCCTGCTGCAACGGCTTGTCGCCGCGTGGGGGTTTTGGGGGAGACATCGACCATTTGTGCTTGTCCTTGGGAATCGAGGTGAGTCAATTTTTGAGGAAGGTCTTGCATTTTTTGTTTGCTTTGGGTTATAGTTATGAACTGTTGACTCAAATCAACATTTAGGGCTTGTAGCTCAGCGGATTAGAGCGTGTGGCTACGGACCACAAGGTCGGGGGTTCGAATCCCTCCAGGCTCATTAGAGGAGATGCTAGTTTTAGCATCTCCTTCTTTTTTTTAGGAATATCTCAAGAGAGATAGCGCTACAAAGTTAAGAGTACACAATTTCACCAGCCATATAACCTATAGCTGGTGGGCGATGTCCTAAGATTTGTGCGTAGTGCTATAAGCTATTCTCCGCGTCACCGTGTCTCTCCTTCCCCGCGTCTCCCTCAGCCTACAAGATCGAGATTGACGAACAACTAAGTTTTTAGGGCGTAAAAGTCTTGACCGCGCCCTGTGGCAAAGCGCCAAGAACTGAGGAAATCTTTGTTAATGCGAGAGATAAATACCAGAAGCGCGATCGCGGCTAAAATAGCGGAGAGGAAGTACAAATTGCGATAGCCGATGGGTTCTGCAAGAAAGCCTAAAATGGGTCCCGCGATCGCCATTCCTAAATCAAAACCACCAATACAAATAGAATAAACCAAACCCCGTTCGTCGATGGCAGAACGATCGGACATGAGCGCGATCGCCATTGGCACGATTGTACCCGCTCCCGCTCCTTCAAAAAACGCTGCGATTAAAAATGCTTGGGGACTCTGTGCGTAGGAGAGTAGCACCATTGAAATGCCGTAACAGACTAAACTTCCACTAATAAAAATACCGCGTCCGTAGCGGTCGGATGCGCGTCCTGTGAGGACACGAGAGATAAAGCTCGCGATCGCGGCAACCGCATAAAATAGTCCTACATTGAGATCGAGCTGAATTTCCTCAATAAAGAGCGGCAAAAACGAGATCAGCGTCCCAAAAATCAATCCCACGCATAACATTACACTCGTCGGTGTCAGCAATGCTGGATGTTTCAATCGCTGCAACAACTTTTTCGGACGCAAAGCAGAATCTCGCGCAACTTTCGTCTCAAGCTTCGGTGTCTCTCCCACTTGGGATGCTAAAACAAACGCCAAAATTCCTGCAATTCCAGACAGAACAAACACCGTTGTATAGCCTGCTGCTTCGGCAACATAACCGCCAACCATTGGACCCAGCGCCATTCCCACAGGAATCACCAAACTCATATAACTAATTAACTCGCCGCGCTGCTTTGCCGGAGATAAGTCCACCACCCAAGCACTATAACCCGTGGTAAATGCAGCAATACTAATGCCATGAAATGCCCGCAGCGCCATCAATCCAGGAATCGAATGGAAATATAGATAGCCAAAGGGCGCAATCCCGGACACAATTGTGCCAATGAGTACGACGATTTTACGCCCGCGCCGATCCGCCATCTGTCCTAACGAACTTCTAAACATCAGCAGTCCAATAGCAAAACACCCCATCACAAAGCCTACCTGGGACTGTACCGACAGCAGCAGCGATGTATTCCAGGAACCCAACGCAAAGGTTAAGGAACGTTCTCCCGCACTCATTACCTTGATGTAGGAGGGAAGAACGGGCAATAGGGCGGTTAAGCTCAACCAAAACGACAGACCCGCCACAAATAGCAGGAATAAATTTTGCAACTTTTGTCGTTCGAGGGTTTTAAAAACTTTCACGTTCCCGATCCTTTGGCAAATGACGTATGTTAACTATTCTTAACACTTTATCCAGGATAATGGGTTTTTCTCGTCACTGCACTGATACGCTCAGACGGAATATATAGCTGTAGCCATAACGGTCAGGACAGTCTAAATTCACAGCATCTCTCTCCCCCAGCTCACCTTCAACGATGTCCTAATATTCCTGGCTATAGCCTATTTCTTGGATCTTGAAGCACTTTTTTTATCATCGATTCGGACAGGACTTGCTTAAGTCACAGGAAAACACTGTTGAGGAATATTTCTAAGGATTAATTTTATTGAGTAAAATTCTTACCGCTTTCACAAGAGCATCCGGGCGATCTAGCCACACAAAATGACCGCTCTCCTTTGCTTCAATTTGCAGGAAATCTGTTGATAGATTCTCTAATTCAATATGCATTTTTTCTCGCAACTGGTTGGCACTTTTCAAAGGAATAAAACGAGTCCAAAAATAAGGTCTAAAAAATGAACTCGCTTTAATGCTAACAATGGGAATTGCGCCCAAATTATTTGCAGCACTTACCTGATGTCCGCTGATTTCTAAATTTATCATTTCTTGACTCATTGTCATCCAGTGTTTAGAACGACAAAAAGAGTGTTTTACCCAATTAAGAGAATTCGGGGAAAAGTTTCGCAATTCTGGTTTGAGTCGCTCAAAGATACCGCAAATTCTCAGCAGCCGAATAATCCCAAGAATTGAGCCTAAAACAGACATCACAAACCCTGAGATAAAAAAGAGCTTTAGAGCTTTTAATGGAATGGGCATCTTTAGCATTTCTGTTTCGTGCAGCCCATCTGTGAGAACAATACCGGCAACTTTCTGAGGGAATAAATGAGCATACAATCGCACATTATAGCTGCCAAAGGAATTGCCAATTAAGATGTAGGGCGGTTTGATTTGAGCTTGAGTGAGTAGTGCATCTAGTTCGCGGGCAATTTGTTCGCTGGTTCGAGAATGGGGGCTGCGATCGCTCCATCCGTATCCCGCGCGATCGTAGATACAAACTTGCGATAGTTTTGCCAATTCTTCGATTAGAAAATAGCCTTCTACTCCCCCTAAACTATGGTCAAGAACAATTGTTGGATTTCCTTTTCCTGCAATGCAAAGATGTAGCCGATATCCACCGATATCAATCAATTGACCGGGGAGGGTTTGTCGATTTTCTATTTGACACGCGATCGCGTGATAAAGTGTTGTCGCGATGAGGAGAATAACTTTAATCGACATCAATTTGCTTAAATCTCTTATTTCTACACTGCGTTATGTTGATACTTCTTTTTGGTCGCAATCCCCCTCCTCATTTAAACGCGCGATCGCGCGCATCCTGAAAACCCGGTCGAGACAGCGAATAAAATGTCACAATATTAAGCAATACCACGGTTACGAGTTCCATCGAAAAATCCATGACTTACTCCCCCAAGTTCCTTAGCGGTAGCGACATTCGGCAAAAATTCCTCAATTTTTACGCCCAACGGGAACATACCATCTTAGCCAGCGCCTCCCTCATTCCCGAAGATCCCACAGTACTGCTAACGATCGCGGGGATGTTACCCTTTAAACCGATCTTCCTCGGACAAAAGCAAGCGCCAACCCCTCGCGCCACCACCTCACAAAAATGCATTCGCACCAACGACATCGAGAATGTGGGACGAACCGCGCGACACCAAACCTTTTTCGAGATGTTGGGGAATTTCAGCTTTGGGGACTATTTTAAAGAACAAGCCATAAAATGGGCGTGGGAACTCTCCACAGAAGTGTTTGGTTTGCCACCAGAACGCATGGTTCCTAGCGTGTACGAAGAAGACGACGAAGCCTTTGCCATTTGGCGCGATAAAATTGGCGTTCCCGAACACCGCATTCAACGCATGGGGAAAGACGATAACTTTTGGGTATCGGGTCCCACGGGTCCTTGTGGTCCTTGTTCGGAAATCTACTACGACTTTCATCCGGAAAGAGGGGACAAAAACATCGATCTCGAAGACGACTCGCGGTTTATCGAGTTCTACAATCTCGTCTTCATGCAGTACAACCGCGATATCGATGGGAACTTAACTCCCCTGCAAAGCCAGAACATCGATACCGGACTCGGACTCGAACGCATGGCGCAAATCCTGCAAAGCGTTCCCAACAACTACGAAACCGATCTCATTTTCCCGATGGTGGAAGCGGCGGCGGAACTTGCAGGAATTGAATACAAAAAAGCCGACGAAAAAACGAAAATTTCCCTAAAAGTCATTGGGGATCATATCCGTGCAGTAGTTCATTTAATTGCCGATGGGGTCAGCACCTCCAACACCGGACGCGGCTACATCCTGCGTCGCCTGATTCGGCGCGTCGTGCGTCACGGACGCTTGGTGGGGATTGAAGGCGAATTTACTACAAAAATTGCTGAAACAGCGATACAACTCTCCCAAGAAGCCTATCCCAACGTTCGGGAACGAGAGAAGGTGATTAAAGCCGAATTGCAACAAGAAGAATCTCGCTTCCTCAAAACCCTCGAACGCGGCGAGAAGTTGCTACAGGAGGTCATTGCCAAGGTTAAGCAGAAAAAACAAACGGAGATTGGCGGTAAAGATGCGTTCAAACTCTACGACACCTACGGCTTCCCCCTCGAACTGACTCAAGAAATTGCAGAAGAAGAAGGCTTAACCGTCGATGTGGAAGGATTTAATGCAGCCATGCAGACGCAAATCGATACCTCCCAGGGCGCGCACGAAACCATTGACCTCACGGTACAGGAAAGCTTAGATCGCCTTGCGGAAAAAATCCATCCCACCGAGTTCTTGGGATACACGGACTTGCAATCTCCTGCAATGGTTTCGGCGGTATTGGCGAACGGCAAAACCGTTGAGAATGCAGAAGCGGGGACGGAAGTCCAAGTCGTGTTGGATAAAACGCCGTTCTATGCAGAATCCGGGGGACAAATCGGCGATAAGGGATATCTCTGCGGCGATAATTTAGTAGTGCGCGTTGAAGACGTGCAAAAAGAGTCGGGAATTTTCATCCACTACGGACGCATCGAACGGGGTACATTACAGCTTGGCGATACCGTGACTGCACAGCTCGATCGCGCCTGTCGTCGTTGCCTGCAAGCCAATCATACCGCAACGCACCTCCTGCAAGCAGCACTGAGAAAATTGGTCGATGAGTCGATTTCTCAAGCGGGGTCTTTAGTGGCGTTCGACCGCTTGCGCTTCGATTTCAACCTCTCCCGTTCCCTAACCCCAGAAGAATTGCAACAGGTTGAAGAACAGGTGAATACCTGGGTTGCCGAAGCCCACGAAGCCGACGTGAATATTATGCCCTTAGAAGAAGCCAAAGCCAAGGGCGCGATCGCGATGTTTGGGGAAAAATACACCTCAGACGTTCGCGTCATTGACTTTCCCGGCGTTTCAATGGAACTGTGCGGCGGAACCCACGTTCGCAACACCGCAGAAATCGGCGCGTTTAAAATCATCTCCGAATCCGGCATCTCCTCCGGCGTGCGTCGCATCGAAGCCGTTGCAGGGTCTTCGGTGTTGGATTACTTAAACGTTCGCGATAAAGTGGTTCGGGAACTGAGCGATCGCTTTAAAGTTCAACCCGAAGAAGTCACCGAACGAGTCGCCAAACTCCAAGCCGAACTCAAAGCAACGAACAAAGAACTCGACGAACTGAAAACCCAACTCGCCTTAGCGCAATCCAACCAACTTCTCGATTTAGCCGAATCCGTCGGTTCCTTCAAAGTCCTCGTCGCACAGATGGACGGTGCAGACCCCGACAGCCTTAAAACCGCCGCCGAACGCTTGCAACAAAAACTCGGCGAAAGTGCAGTCGTTTTGGGTTCGACTCCCGCAGAGGGGAAAGTTAGTCTCGTGGCAGCGTTCAGTCCCAAAGTCAACAAAGAGAAGAAACTCCTTGCAGGCAAATTCATCGGCACAATTGCCAAACGCTGCGGCGGCGGTGGCGGCGGACGACCCAACTTCGCGCAGGCAGGTGGACGCGATCCCAGTAAACTAGCTGAGGCGTTGGAGATAGCAAAACAGCAGTTAGTTGAAGGGTTGAAATAGTTTGAAAGGGTGAGTGAAAACTCGCCCTTATTACTTGTTTTTTTCTACCAGATGCAATATTGACTGCCCTTCTCCGTGTCTCCGTGTCCGCCCTAACTATGGCGATTTAAACGGACATCGTATCACCGTATCTCCCATTCCCCGTGTCGGCCCTAACTCAGGGCATTCACCAGATTTTATATTAAATGTCGCCCCTTTAGCCCAGTCCCGCAGAATGCAACGCCATTTCCTTGAAAATTTGCTGGGAACTTTGTACCCGATCCTCCGATTCCGGCATTCTCTGGACGTAAGTGCCATCAGACTGCAACTCCCACGCTTGACGATTATCCGCGAGCATAATCCCCAAAATTTCTTGCAAATCCTTTCGCAATTCGGGATCGTCAATGGGAGTAACTGCTTCCACCCGGCGATCGAGATTGCGCGGCATCCAATCCGCACTGCCAATATAAACTTCTTCCTCGCCATTATTGTGGAAGTAAAAAACACGCGAGTGTTCCAATAAACTACCCACAATACTAATAACGTGAATATTCTCGCTCAGTCCTTTAACGCCGGGACGCAGACAGCAAATGCCGCGAACGATCGAATCAATTTGCACGCCAGCTTGAGACGCTTCGTAAAGGGTGGCAATCATTTTAGGATCTACAAGAGAATTCATCTTCACCACAATCCGACCGCTGACACCATTCTTACAATGGTCGATTTCCCGACGAATTGCAGCAGTCATGCGATCGCGCATATTCACCGGAGACACCAACAATTTACGATAAGAGCGCTGTCGCGAATATCCCGTCAAAAAATTGAACAAATCCGTTAAATCGGCTCCCAACTCCTCTCGACAGCTCAACAGCCCCACATCCGTGTATAAACGCGCGGTTTTAGGATTGTAATTCCCCGTCCCAATATGCACGTAGCGACGAATTTTCCGCTCCTCTTGGCGGACGACCAACACGATTTTTGTATGAGTCTTTAACCCCACCAAACCATAGACAACGTGAACGCCTGCCTGTTCTAATTTTCGCGCCCATTGAATATTATTCTCTTCATCAAATCGGGCTTTCAACTCAACCAACGCAACCACTTGCTTGCCATTTTCCGCCGCACCAATCAAAGCTTTAACAATGGGCGAATCCCCAGAAGTTCGATATAGCGTCATTTTAATCGCTAACACCTTCGGATCGTGCGCTGCTTGGGTAATAAACTCCTGCACCGACGCGCGAAAAGATTCGTAAGGGTGGTGAACCAACAAATCTCGCTCGCGAATCGTATCGAAAAAATTATTCCCCTCCTCAAAATCGAGCTTATCGTTCGCTTGCACCGCCTCCATTATCCGATGCAATCGCGGCGGCACAATTGGAGTCCAGCTCGGTTCTTTTAAGTTTGATAGGGGCAATCCCATAAAGAACATTAAATCTTTTAATCCCAGTAAACCCTCAACCTCATAAACATCAACATCGGTGACATCTAAATCCAAACCTCGCATCAGCGTCGTT from Lusitaniella coriacea LEGE 07157 encodes:
- the ppk1 gene encoding polyphosphate kinase 1; this encodes MPKAKASKPQINLSDPQYYFNRELSWLEFNARVLHEGLDTRTLLLDRLKFLAIFSSNLDEFFMVRVAVLKKQVEAGVRKLTPDGRTPEEQLQGIRDRLLPLVEQQDQCFEHTLRPALAEHGVHLNNYVDCNSKQRKYLKEFFETHIFPVLTPLAVDPSHPFPYISNLSLNLAVLVKDPETGEELFARIKVPKVLARFIALPKELCSQKTGDKKPVWVGIPLEQTIAHNLESLFPGMNVQECYPFRVTRNADLSVEEDEADDLLLAIEQELQKRRIGGSVVRLEIQNSMPETVRTTLMRGLDLDVTDVDVYEVEGLLGLKDLMFFMGLPLSNLKEPSWTPIVPPRLHRIMEAVQANDKLDFEEGNNFFDTIRERDLLVHHPYESFRASVQEFITQAAHDPKVLAIKMTLYRTSGDSPIVKALIGAAENGKQVVALVELKARFDEENNIQWARKLEQAGVHVVYGLVGLKTHTKIVLVVRQEERKIRRYVHIGTGNYNPKTARLYTDVGLLSCREELGADLTDLFNFLTGYSRQRSYRKLLVSPVNMRDRMTAAIRREIDHCKNGVSGRIVVKMNSLVDPKMIATLYEASQAGVQIDSIVRGICCLRPGVKGLSENIHVISIVGSLLEHSRVFYFHNNGEEEVYIGSADWMPRNLDRRVEAVTPIDDPELRKDLQEILGIMLADNRQAWELQSDGTYVQRMPESEDRVQSSQQIFKEMALHSAGLG
- the alaS gene encoding alanine--tRNA ligase; translation: MTYSPKFLSGSDIRQKFLNFYAQREHTILASASLIPEDPTVLLTIAGMLPFKPIFLGQKQAPTPRATTSQKCIRTNDIENVGRTARHQTFFEMLGNFSFGDYFKEQAIKWAWELSTEVFGLPPERMVPSVYEEDDEAFAIWRDKIGVPEHRIQRMGKDDNFWVSGPTGPCGPCSEIYYDFHPERGDKNIDLEDDSRFIEFYNLVFMQYNRDIDGNLTPLQSQNIDTGLGLERMAQILQSVPNNYETDLIFPMVEAAAELAGIEYKKADEKTKISLKVIGDHIRAVVHLIADGVSTSNTGRGYILRRLIRRVVRHGRLVGIEGEFTTKIAETAIQLSQEAYPNVREREKVIKAELQQEESRFLKTLERGEKLLQEVIAKVKQKKQTEIGGKDAFKLYDTYGFPLELTQEIAEEEGLTVDVEGFNAAMQTQIDTSQGAHETIDLTVQESLDRLAEKIHPTEFLGYTDLQSPAMVSAVLANGKTVENAEAGTEVQVVLDKTPFYAESGGQIGDKGYLCGDNLVVRVEDVQKESGIFIHYGRIERGTLQLGDTVTAQLDRACRRCLQANHTATHLLQAALRKLVDESISQAGSLVAFDRLRFDFNLSRSLTPEELQQVEEQVNTWVAEAHEADVNIMPLEEAKAKGAIAMFGEKYTSDVRVIDFPGVSMELCGGTHVRNTAEIGAFKIISESGISSGVRRIEAVAGSSVLDYLNVRDKVVRELSDRFKVQPEEVTERVAKLQAELKATNKELDELKTQLALAQSNQLLDLAESVGSFKVLVAQMDGADPDSLKTAAERLQQKLGESAVVLGSTPAEGKVSLVAAFSPKVNKEKKLLAGKFIGTIAKRCGGGGGGRPNFAQAGGRDPSKLAEALEIAKQQLVEGLK
- a CDS encoding MFS transporter, with product MKVFKTLERQKLQNLFLLFVAGLSFWLSLTALLPVLPSYIKVMSAGERSLTFALGSWNTSLLLSVQSQVGFVMGCFAIGLLMFRSSLGQMADRRGRKIVVLIGTIVSGIAPFGYLYFHSIPGLMALRAFHGISIAAFTTGYSAWVVDLSPAKQRGELISYMSLVIPVGMALGPMVGGYVAEAAGYTTVFVLSGIAGILAFVLASQVGETPKLETKVARDSALRPKKLLQRLKHPALLTPTSVMLCVGLIFGTLISFLPLFIEEIQLDLNVGLFYAVAAIASFISRVLTGRASDRYGRGIFISGSLVCYGISMVLLSYAQSPQAFLIAAFFEGAGAGTIVPMAIALMSDRSAIDERGLVYSICIGGFDLGMAIAGPILGFLAEPIGYRNLYFLSAILAAIALLVFISRINKDFLSSWRFATGRGQDFYALKT
- a CDS encoding alpha/beta hydrolase, which produces MSIKVILLIATTLYHAIACQIENRQTLPGQLIDIGGYRLHLCIAGKGNPTIVLDHSLGGVEGYFLIEELAKLSQVCIYDRAGYGWSDRSPHSRTSEQIARELDALLTQAQIKPPYILIGNSFGSYNVRLYAHLFPQKVAGIVLTDGLHETEMLKMPIPLKALKLFFISGFVMSVLGSILGIIRLLRICGIFERLKPELRNFSPNSLNWVKHSFCRSKHWMTMSQEMINLEISGHQVSAANNLGAIPIVSIKASSFFRPYFWTRFIPLKSANQLREKMHIELENLSTDFLQIEAKESGHFVWLDRPDALVKAVRILLNKINP